In the Oryza glaberrima chromosome 6, OglaRS2, whole genome shotgun sequence genome, one interval contains:
- the LOC127775692 gene encoding putative F-box/LRR-repeat protein At5g02930 yields the protein MAGGNKKVKKAMETIATNINDLPNEVLQYILSFLSTREVVQTCVLSQRWCNIWKFVPTVHVTNETIQHCQKLLDHVIMQRGDVSINTCHLEFIKYFRRENRKANKWIFHALSICKVKELRVYIQFQDFFLTITNQAIISGYLRKLELDSVKLEANSLDFTSCPLLEELQMGYCIIYARKIVSKSLKRLKMETMFFETEDDDGWPCRLHISVPNIVSLTLLGFDGWTPLFESMPYLAFAIVTFNDECYDTCQYSSFWDCGNEDCEGCYAIGDHLNGSVFLHHLSHTTHMELTNDCRMNMNDSISTIFDRDLKWCPLFRNLKTLLLNEWFLENGLRGVLRILQHSPALEKITLKLYMEPKKIVESEESYGTMEQPFVMNHLKKISVKCQKEVMWVKKIIMTLTQFGIPHQRICVKEIPRSSIISEMTYLQTEHNLRMKPYKCVLNDLKAKPER from the exons ATGGCTGGAGGCAACAAAAAAGTGAAGAAAGCTATGGAAACTATTGCCACCAACATCAATGATCTCCCAAATGAAGTACTACAGTACATTCTATCTTTCTTATCAACACGTGAAGTTGTGCAAACATGTGTGCTCTCTCAAAGGTGGTGCAACATCTGGAAGTTTGTCCCTACTGTGCATGTAACCAACGAAACTATTCAACATTGTCAGAAGTTACTGGATCATGTCATCATGCAAAGAGGTGATGTTTCTATCAATACTTGTCATCTGGAATTCATTAAATACTTTCGTCGTGAGAATCGTAAGGCAAATAAGTGGATCTTTCATGCCCTATCAATATGTAAGGTTAAGGAGCTTAGAGTTTATATTCAGTTTCAAGATTTCTTCCTGACGATTACCAATCAGGCTATCATATCTGGTTACCTAAGAAAGTTGGAACTTGATTCTGTAAAGTTAGAAGCTAATTCTCTTGATTTCACAAGCTGTCCATTATTGGAGGAACTACAAATGGGTTATTGCATTATTTATGCAAGGAAGATCGTGTCCAAATCATTGAAGCGTCTAAAAATGGAAACTATGTTTTTTGAGACAGAAGATGATGATGGTTGGCCTTGCCGCTTACACATTTCTGTCCCAAACATTGTATCGTTGACCCTACTTGGTTTTGATGGTTGGACTCCACTGTTTGAAAGCATGCCATATTTGGCATTTGCAATTGTCACATTTAACGATGAATGTTATGATACTTGTCAGTATTCTAGCTTTTGGGACTGTGGTAATGAAGATTGTGAGGGTTGTTATGCCATTGGTGATCACTTAAATGGTTCTGTATTTCTTCACCACTTATCACATACTACTCACATGGAGTTGACAAATGACTGCAGAATG AATATGAATGACTCTATTTCAACCATATTTGATAGAGATTTGAAATGGTGCCCGCTCTTTAGAAACTTAAAGACACTGCTATTGAACGAGTGGTTTTTGGAAAATGGATTACGGGGAGTACTTCGCATTCTACAACATTCACCTGCTTTGGAGAAGATCACTCTTAAACTCTATATG GAACCTAAAAAGATTGTGGAAAGTGAAGAAAGCTATGGTACAATGGAACAACCATTTGTGATGAACCATCTCAAGAAAATCAGTGTCAAATGTCAAAAGGAAGTGATGTGGGTTAAAAAGATCATAATGACCTTAACTCAATTTGGCATACCTCACCAGAGAATTTGTGTCAAAGAGATTCCAAGATCATCCAT AATAAGTGaaatgacatatttgcaaacggaACATAATTTGCGAATGAAACCTTATAaatgtgttcttaacgatctaaaagcaaagccTGAAAGATAA
- the LOC127775538 gene encoding F-box/FBD/LRR-repeat protein At1g80470-like isoform X2 gives MESMETNALQVLGLDDNMRMVTKNVYSSLPDPPVSLHAPLAFAAAAWPPRDGVDRISALPVDILRDILSRLPARDAARTSALSTRWRRLWRSAPLVLADAHLKHTGRAPGPDELDRTGGLLLRAMDGMRDVARMVSSALAAHPGPFRSVHITCTPMDAHRSELALWLQLLAARGVQELVFVNRASKFDTDVPFPATLFRCSSLTRLYIGFLRFPAVATVPRAASFPHLRELGLCSLIMGQRELAFLLDRCPVLENFEIVCHRELLRLRVASHSLRCVEVCMSIVEEITVEHAARLERLMFWETCGTGGVIDNVGGIIDMRTRVKIGHAPNLRVLGFLVPVMHELSIGNTDIRAGTKPTRRTMVPSVQMLGIQLKLFDNNQVRMLPSFLRCFPNVETLYIQSETTLSGNTTGKLNPKLLQETSPIECLQKHIKKLIGCVPV, from the exons ATGGAGTCGATGGAGACCAACGCGCTGCAGGTGCTGGGGCTGGACGACAACATGCGGATGGTCACCAAGAACGTCTACTCCTCGCTCCCCGACCCGCCCGTCTCCCTCCACGCgcccctcgccttcgccgccgcggcgtggccCCCGCGCGACGGCGTCGACCGCATCAGCGCCCTCCCCGTCGACATCCTCCGCGAcatcctctcccgcctccccgCCAGGGACGCCGCGCGCACCTCCGCGCTCTCCACGCGCTGGCGCCGCCTCTGGCGCTCGGCGCCGCTCGTCCTCGCCGACGCCCACCTCAAGCACACCGGGCGCGCTCCCGGGCCCGACGAGCTGGACCGCACTGGCGGCCTCCTGCTCCGCGCCATGGACGGCATGCGCGACGTCGCGCGCATGGTGTCGAGCGCCCTCGCCGCGCACCCGGGCCCCTTCCGCAGCGTCCACATCACGTGCACCCCCATGGACGCGCACCGGAGCGAGCTCGCGCTCTGGCTCCAGCTCCTCGCTGCCAGGGGCGTCCAGGAACTCGTCTTCGTCAACCGCGCCTCCAAGTTCGACACCGATGTGCCCTTCCCTGCCACGCTCTTCAGGTGCAGCTCCCTCACCCGCCTCTACATCGGCTTCTTAAGGTTCCcggccgtcgccaccgtccCGCGCGCTGCCTCCTTCCCCCACCTCCGGGAGCTCGGCCTCTGCTCCCTTATCATGGGTCAGCGGGAGCTCGCCTTCCTGCTCGACAGATGCCCCGTCCTGGAGAATTTCGAGATCGTCTGCCACCGCGAGCTCCTGCGCCTCCGTGTCGCCAGCCACAGCCTGCGGTGTGTCGAGGTGTGCATGTCCATCGTGGAAGAGATCACCGTGGAGCACGCCGCGCGCCTCGAGAGGCTCATGTTCTGGGAAACTTGTGGAACCGGCGGTGTCATCGACAACGTCGGCGGCATCATCGACATGCGCACGAGAGTCAAGATTGGTCATGCACCCAACCTGCGCGTATTGGGATTCTTGGTGCCTGTAATGCACGAGCTGAGCATCGGCAACACCGACATCAGG GCTGGGACCAAGCCGACCCGAAGAACTATGGTCCCGAGTGTTCAGATGCTGGGAATTCAGCTCAAACTCTTTGACAACAATCAAGTCAGGATGTTGCCGAGCTTCCTCAGATGCTTTCCCAATGTCGAGACACTCTACATTCAG TCAGAGACCACTCTTAGTGGCAACACCACAGGCAAGCTCAATCCCAAGTTGTTGCAGGAGACCTCCCCAATTGAGTGCCTCCAGAAGCACATCAAGAAG CTGATCGGCTGCGTGCCAGTCTGA
- the LOC127775538 gene encoding F-box/LRR-repeat protein 13-like isoform X1 gives MESMETNALQVLGLDDNMRMVTKNVYSSLPDPPVSLHAPLAFAAAAWPPRDGVDRISALPVDILRDILSRLPARDAARTSALSTRWRRLWRSAPLVLADAHLKHTGRAPGPDELDRTGGLLLRAMDGMRDVARMVSSALAAHPGPFRSVHITCTPMDAHRSELALWLQLLAARGVQELVFVNRASKFDTDVPFPATLFRCSSLTRLYIGFLRFPAVATVPRAASFPHLRELGLCSLIMGQRELAFLLDRCPVLENFEIVCHRELLRLRVASHSLRCVEVCMSIVEEITVEHAARLERLMFWETCGTGGVIDNVGGIIDMRTRVKIGHAPNLRVLGFLVPVMHELSIGNTDIRAGTKPTRRTMVPSVQMLGIQLKLFDNNQVRMLPSFLRCFPNVETLYIQSETTLSGNTTGKLNPKLLQETSPIECLQKHIKKVIMREFRMQRSELDFLKFIAERGQVLEKVVIVLTHTCSSSADRLRASLSTFMASTRLANEDCKLIVYESPFPIDATAWCFQGAFNMSKDPFDVSKCFKDGASCRAD, from the exons ATGGAGTCGATGGAGACCAACGCGCTGCAGGTGCTGGGGCTGGACGACAACATGCGGATGGTCACCAAGAACGTCTACTCCTCGCTCCCCGACCCGCCCGTCTCCCTCCACGCgcccctcgccttcgccgccgcggcgtggccCCCGCGCGACGGCGTCGACCGCATCAGCGCCCTCCCCGTCGACATCCTCCGCGAcatcctctcccgcctccccgCCAGGGACGCCGCGCGCACCTCCGCGCTCTCCACGCGCTGGCGCCGCCTCTGGCGCTCGGCGCCGCTCGTCCTCGCCGACGCCCACCTCAAGCACACCGGGCGCGCTCCCGGGCCCGACGAGCTGGACCGCACTGGCGGCCTCCTGCTCCGCGCCATGGACGGCATGCGCGACGTCGCGCGCATGGTGTCGAGCGCCCTCGCCGCGCACCCGGGCCCCTTCCGCAGCGTCCACATCACGTGCACCCCCATGGACGCGCACCGGAGCGAGCTCGCGCTCTGGCTCCAGCTCCTCGCTGCCAGGGGCGTCCAGGAACTCGTCTTCGTCAACCGCGCCTCCAAGTTCGACACCGATGTGCCCTTCCCTGCCACGCTCTTCAGGTGCAGCTCCCTCACCCGCCTCTACATCGGCTTCTTAAGGTTCCcggccgtcgccaccgtccCGCGCGCTGCCTCCTTCCCCCACCTCCGGGAGCTCGGCCTCTGCTCCCTTATCATGGGTCAGCGGGAGCTCGCCTTCCTGCTCGACAGATGCCCCGTCCTGGAGAATTTCGAGATCGTCTGCCACCGCGAGCTCCTGCGCCTCCGTGTCGCCAGCCACAGCCTGCGGTGTGTCGAGGTGTGCATGTCCATCGTGGAAGAGATCACCGTGGAGCACGCCGCGCGCCTCGAGAGGCTCATGTTCTGGGAAACTTGTGGAACCGGCGGTGTCATCGACAACGTCGGCGGCATCATCGACATGCGCACGAGAGTCAAGATTGGTCATGCACCCAACCTGCGCGTATTGGGATTCTTGGTGCCTGTAATGCACGAGCTGAGCATCGGCAACACCGACATCAGG GCTGGGACCAAGCCGACCCGAAGAACTATGGTCCCGAGTGTTCAGATGCTGGGAATTCAGCTCAAACTCTTTGACAACAATCAAGTCAGGATGTTGCCGAGCTTCCTCAGATGCTTTCCCAATGTCGAGACACTCTACATTCAG TCAGAGACCACTCTTAGTGGCAACACCACAGGCAAGCTCAATCCCAAGTTGTTGCAGGAGACCTCCCCAATTGAGTGCCTCCAGAAGCACATCAAGAAGGTTATCATGCGTGAATTCAGAATGCAAAGAAGCGAGCTTGATTTTCTCAAGTTCATTGCCGAGCGTGGGCAGGTGCTGGAGAAGGTTGTCATTGTGCTGACACATACCTGTTCATCTTCAGCTGATCGGCTGCGTGCCAGTCTGAGCACTTTCATGGCTTCTACAAGATTGGCCAATGAAGACTGTAAGCTGATTGTCTATGAGAGTCCATTTCCTATAGATGCTACAGCATGGTGCTTCCAGGGGGCATTCAACATGTCAAAGGACCCTTTCGATGTTTCAAAATGCTTCAAGGATGGCGCCTCATGCCGAGCTGATTAG